The following are encoded together in the Bombus affinis isolate iyBomAffi1 chromosome 6, iyBomAffi1.2, whole genome shotgun sequence genome:
- the LOC126917450 gene encoding zinc finger homeobox protein 3 isoform X3, translating into MPSSEPHPPQYHLQHHNIPPSHLQQHTSTAIGQHQLYQQLVAAHQQQQQHQHQHQQQRQQQHGGPFQNSTYTQQKQEMSPEEEGGRGGGSPPAAGAALHQPHHPRTASPPSGTEPCTRDAIPTPTPIADTTTTTTTTMTMQSQGQQQQQQEQQGPSPSPSPTGGDVEKFDGKIVYNPDGSAYIIEGESELSEDDSLPDGCIVDGRGVSVPHSLVFPQIASAYYVSRLYAHQAYQQQQQQQQQRSVAQQHNPDLPVMHSYRVISYRSAEGSKQPPPPPAAPPPPAASVPVKPILMCFICKLSFGYAKSFVAHAQGEHQLTLMEDERQVLSHSTASAIIQAVGRGKQPLVSFLEPVTSSTCPQPSPAQMQNQQQQQRTESTDHETPTTTSTPASTPGVPSSPQQQQQQQPQRPSPSTPTTPTSHSNHPLAYNHQQTQQHQWTGAQVSAASWAKAPDASGIHYTSPPPPASSTKGSPSSYAALTQQPPNFLTGTTIGVCPEHMQGRPSGVECPKCELILSSTRLAGPPGSLAGIHSRNSCKTLKCPKCNWHYKYQETLEIHMKEKHPESETSCIYCIAGQPHPRLARGETYTCGYKPYRCEVCNYSTTTKGNLSIHMQSDKHLNNMQELQQGGGGASAASNPSSSQDAPMPTRSPHHQQNHSPHIAGQAGNQGKPKPTFRCDVCNYETNVARNLRIHMTSEKHTHNMLVLQQNVKHMQTLSALQSHHQQAQHHHQQAQQQHQQQLEQLLHLGGLDKPQHAEAALADMAYNQALLIQMMTGGQLPPQLPPEIMGGMASMGAMGNLGGDVGLSPDSMDPPPEPADPDPSHLYHCCVCNNFATDSLEALGHHLAVDRTRTREGEILALVAGHFVCKLCSYKTNLKANFQLHCKTDKHLQRLQHVNHVKEGGLRNEWKLKYLASPTSAAQLRCHACDYYTNSAHKLALHAASPRHEAAALLLRHLLEASANVPSQAKLYHCALCGFSARHRLPLLQHVRSLRHLQMEQLHQLHRRSGIQGNETPHTDIGDVFQVMSDPDAPPAQQPSPTMPTTPNATSANNERREEGSDCGSEVKQEPDNDQEPEQEPENEHEEVTCPYCTYQPTSREELRQHLQVAHVQDAEDKAEAVKEESPPELLCPLCQDGFKERSALEKHVMQIHSVNADGLQRLLLLVDQSHWLNNNPRNTSTPAVTMPTSPTTTTKQPQEEDLSERGANEEIEELTRCTVCGRVCRSLEELQQHHRETHPATTPTLAVSEKHVYKYRCGQCSLAFKTLEKLQQHSQYHAIRDATKCALCGRSFRSVQALQRHLESAHADLHEDELAQYKQSLLHAHPLLQALTEEALRRQGNLVGEQNIEDDASKAEEEESDASDSSPLHKEQRLLEDYLNSQTVAEDSYHDPGRKFKCHRCKVAFTRQSYLTGHNKTLLHRKGEKMSYPMEKYLDPNRPYKCDVCKESFTQKNILLVHYNSVSHLHKLKRAMQEQGNNNTLISVVPPASPTESPDSQQDQDKKPYKCNICKVAYSQGSTLDIHMRSVLHQTRASKLPDLAASGQLDLARPLIEQPPPSSPNSPPVNTSTSGNSATMLSCPRCSALFVNQEQLASHQQLYCIFSNPLALFQQLAASQQLASSTPAKTPPPSSTTPGPQQHMQQSTHSSQTTQDILSQPRHKTSQMYKHLLESFGFDLVMQFNENHQRRQRKEEEAAAALQAQQEQQKQEQQKQALAAQAAREREEEAEEHTDDDVIPELTRSTCQHCNKEFSSVWVLKAHCEEVHRDLVPREFLEKYAQQFKCEYEKKSVVVTVATSSSTSSGPRSSTPASSQPQDLSSDKEQREKEKEEVNENKDRVSKTPEATSTTPATTPALSNTPVSSTDSTTPTVLPTNPQHHIQQQQQQQQQQQQQQQQQQQQHAQLTLAQQMTEMQAALNAMAASQLQQHFQQYPGLVMGMMGLPLGIPALAAMNLQPPLVPMMLPPPPYDGTATGYPPINAQADLLTKQHLALQQQQVAAANAAASQKRARTRITDEQLKILRAHFDINNSPGEEQILDMAAQSGLPPKVIKHWFRNTLFKERQRNKDSPYNFNNPPSTTLNLEEYEKTGEAKVTPLNSSVSGSSSSDDKSPNKQATPPPSTTNVNTSQASEIKQEIQEQPQCHVQQQSQHQEEQQHHSPGSSGGQQSRPHSPALSMSSVFSGIHHDVSSHASSTTNAPSTPMLPPKLTPQNFASPNPGAGSVVPGAIAAMALTPQRSLSPGRGPTDYSFGGNTNGNNSSGGSSGKRANRTRFTDYQIKVLQEFFENNAYPKDDDLEYLSKLLGLSPRVIVVWFQNARQKARKVYENQPAAEPVTTGSREGDDGSGRFQRTPGLNYQCKKCLLVFQRYYELIRHQKTHCFKEEDAKRSAQAQAAAAQVAAVLSSEDSNSSSTTTTANAVSSNPTNAPALAEQLQQPLNTATPPHQQQQTTMGQSHQQPQQQSQQQQQQQQQPVQQQQSQSQTESKEGSFQCDKCNLMFGRFELWREHQLVHIMNPSLFPPAYPPDSPFGILQQQALNATTGVATDSPHPLIAMMQERKRRYDDFDEGAGGDSRPISEHNEQPKDKRLRTTILPEQLDYLYQKYQVESNPSRKMLETIAREVGLKKRVVQVWFQNTRARERKGQFRAHSQVINKRCPFCPALFKVKSALESHLSSKHADQVARGEVNIDNIPDEELSMESAPSNPSTPNMMPPLFPPFNTDMEASLKKYYEESMKRYISELQAHASNGKQETANHQAGGNSGESPLDLSKPVDLSRPMKLSLGGLSNLLEEQHGAHFRGGSDCGPLTDLSERSICDDDSMSETTEFLDDESGPASPASSTQSSRQGPASAGTGSTAGPPVTGTGSGTGQSSGKRYRTQMSATQVKVMKSLFSDYKTPTMAECEMLGREIGLPKRVVQVWFQNARAKEKKARLAAGLPAEGSAVQPHRGPTGPDECRLCSVRYSAKSPLQEHVFSRRHIESVRVAVEDGSLVPPTPGAPIVPGGNSGAAGIGSSPVVGPGNQQAGQQQQSDENMMYGSLFLHPTAMFQPQQQQHPGTAAASTATTTAVSAVQVDHAGQVLSQPQSRPGHQQRLQV; encoded by the exons ATGCCCTCCAGTGAGCCTCATCCCCCCCAGTACCACCTTCAGCATCACAACATTCCTCCCTCGCATCTTCAACAGCACACGTCGACCGCGATCGGGCAACATCAGCTCTACCAGCAGCTGGTGGCGGCCcatcaacagcagcaacagcaccAGCACCAGCACCAGCAGCAGAGACAGCAGCAACACGGCGGGCCCTTTCAAAATTCCACGTACACGCAGCAAAAGCAGGAGATGAGCCCGGAGGAGGAGGGGGGTCGAGGGGGCGGGTCCCCCCCGGCAGCAGGGGCTGCGTTACATCAGCCCCATCACCCCCGGACAGCCAGTCCACCCTCGGGCACAGAACCCTGCACCCGTGATGCCATACCGACGCCTACACCGATCGCGGATACTACAACCACCACCACAACAACTATGACCATGCAGTCGCAGGGccaacaacagcaacagcaagaACAACAAGGTCCAAGCCCTAGTCCGAGTCCAACGGGAGGTGATGTGGAGAAGTTCGACGGGAAGATCGTCTACAATCCGGACGGTTCGGCGTATATTATCGAGGGAGAGAGTGAACTCAGCGAAGATGATTCGTTACCTGACGGTTGCATCGTAGATGGGCGCGGTGTCTCGGTTCCTCATTCGTTGGTATTTCCCCAAATCGCGAGCGCGTACTACGTTTCGAGACTGTACGCGCATCAGGCGTatcagcagcaacaacagcagcaacaacaacgtTCGGTGGCGCAGCAGCACAATCCCGATCTTCCTGTGATGCATAGCTATCGGGTGATAAGTTACAGAAGCGCGGAGGGTAGCAAACAACCACCTCCTCCACCTGCAGCACCACCACCTCCAGCAGCCTCGGTCCCCGTCAAACCTATTCTAATGTGTTTCATATGCAAGCTCAGTTTCGGCTACGCGAAGAGTTTCGTGGCACACGCTCAGGGTGAACATCAGCTTACCTTGATGGAAGACGAGCGACAGGTACTCTCCCATTCGACCGCGTCGGCGATCATTCAAGCCGTGGGCAGAGGCAAGCAACCGTTGGTCAGCTTTCTCGAACCAGTGACGAGTTCCACTTGTCCGCAACCATCGCCCGCGCAGATGCAGAaccaacaacagcagcaacgtaCTGAGTCCACCGATCACGAAACGCCAACCACGACCAGTACGCCTGCCAGCACTCCCGGAGTACCGAGCAGTCctcagcagcaacaacagcagcaaccacAGAGGCCATCACCTAGCACACCCACCACTCCTACTTCCCATTCTAATCATCCTCTCGCGTACAATCATCAACAAACGCAGCAGCATCAGTGGACCGGCGCCCAGGTGAGCGCCGCTTCCTGGGCCAAAGCACCTGACGCTTCCGGCATACACTACACGTCACCACCGCCACCTGCTTCGTCGACGAAGGGCTCGCCATCATCGTACGCCGCGTTGACCCAGCAACCACCGAATTTCCTCACAGGCACGACCATCGGTGTCTGCCCCGAGCACATGCAAGGAAGACCGAGCGGAGTCGAATGCCCTAAATGCGAACTGATTCTATCCAGCACCAGACTGGCGGGTCCGCCTGGAAGCCTGGCTGGAATTCACAGTAGAAACTCGTGCAAAACGCTCAAGTGTCCGAAATGCAATTGGCACTACAAGTACCAAGAAACTTTGGAAATCCACATGAAGGAGAAACATCCCGAAAGTGAAACCTCCTGCATCTACTGCATCGCCGGACAACCACACCCTAGGTTAGCACGTGGCGAGACATATACTTGCGGTTACAAGCCTTACAGATGCGAAGTGTGCAACTATTCTACCACGACCAAGGGCAATCTCAGTATTCACATGCAGAGCGACAAACATCTGAATAACATGCAGGAGCTGCAGCAGGGCGGCGGCGGTGCCTCGGCAGCGAGCAATCCATCGTCCTCGCAGGATGCACCGATGCCAACGAGAAGTCCGCACCACCAACAGAACCATAGTCCGCACATTGCTGGTCAGGCCGGGAACCAAGGGAAACCGAAGCCAACATTTCGCTGTGACGTCTGTAACTACGAAACGAATGTCGCCCGGAACCTAAGGATACACATGACTAGCGAGAAGCATACGCACAATATGCTGGTCCTGCAGCAGAACGTGAAGCACATGCAGACCCTGTCCGCGCTCCAGTCTCACCACCAACAGGCACAACATCACCATCAACAAGCGCAACAGCAACATCAACAGCAACTCGAGCAGCTACTTCATTTGGGTGGCCTGGATAAGCCTCAGCACGCGGAGGCGGCTCTCGCGGACATGGCTTACAATCAGGCTTTGCTGATCCAGATGATGACGGGTGGTCAATTGCCACCGCAGCTGCCACCAGAAATTATGGGTGGCATGGCTAGTATGGGAGCCATGGGCAACCTCGGTGGCGACGTTGGTTTGTCACCAGACAGCATGGATCCACCGCCCGAACCGGCTGATCCTGATCCTTCTCATCTGTATCATTGCTGCGTGTGCAATAATTTCGCCACCGATTCCTTGGAAGCTCTTGGCCACCATTTAGCAGTGGACAGAACGAGGACACGAGAGGGAGAAATCCTCGCGCTTGTAGCTGGCCACTTCGTTTGCAAACTTTGTTCCTACAAAACCAACCTGAAGGCTAACTTCCAATTGCACTGCAAGACAGACAAGCATCTCCAACGTTTGCAGCATGTAAACCATGTGAAAGAGGGCGGGCTTCGAAACGAATGGAAGTTGAAGTACCTGGCCTCGCCCACGAGCGCCGCGCAATTACGTTGTCACGCGTGCGACTATTACACGAACAGCGCTCACAAATTGGCCCTGCATGCCGCGTCACCCAGGCACGAGGCTGCAGCCCTACTTCTTCGTCACCTGCTCGAGGCCAGTGCCAATGTACCATCCCAAGCGAAGTTGTACCATTGCGCTTTGTGTGGCTTCAGCGCGAGACACAGATTGCCTCTGTTGCAACATGTTCGATCACTCAGACATCTTCAAATGGAGCAGTTGCACCAACTTCACAGACGAAGCGGTATTCAAGGGAACGAGACACCGCACACTGACATCGGGGATGTTTTCCAAGTTATGAGCGACCCGGATGCTCCACCTGCGCAACAGCCCAGTCCAACCATGCCAACTACACCGAATGCTACCAGTGCCAACAATG AACGACGAGAGGAAGGTAGCGACTGCGGCAGCGAGGTGAAACAGGAGCCGGATAACGATCAGGAGCCGGAACAAGAGCCGGAGAACGAGCACGAGGAAGTCACCTGCCCGTATTGCACTTATCAGCCGACGTCGCGCGAAGAATTGAGGCAACATTTGCAAGTGGCTCATGTCCAGGATGCCGAGGACAAAGCGGAGGCCGTAAAGGAAGAGTCGCCGCCTGAATTGTTGTGCCCGCTGTGTCAGGATGGTTTCAAAGAGCGTTCCGCGCTCGAGAAACACGTGATGCAAATACACTCGGTTAACGCGGACGGCTTACAACGACTGCTGTTACTGGTGGACCAGAGCCATTGGCTGAACAACAATCCGCGAAACACTTCGACTCCAGCCGTAACTATGCCGACTTCACCGACAACCACCACGAAACAGCCGCAGGAGGAGGATTTGAGCGAACGTGGAGCTAACGAGGAGATCGAGGAGCTCACCAGATGCACTGTCTGCGGACGCGTGTGTCGCTCGTTGGAAGAACTACAGCAACATCACAGGGAAACTCACCCAGCTACTACACCCACTCTCGCCGTTAGCGAGAAGCACGTTTACAAGTATCGATGCGGACAGTGTAGTCTCGCGTTCAAGACTCTGGAAAAGCTGCAACAACACTCGCAGTATCATGCAATCCGGGATGCGACAAAATGCGCTCTCTGTGGACGATCGTTTCGCTCGGTCCAGGCTCTCCAAAGACACCTGGAGTCTGCTCACGCGGATCTACACGAAGACGAACTCGCGCAGTACAAGCAGAGCCTGCTGCACGCTCATCCGTTGCTTCAAGCTCTCACGGAGGAAGCTCTTCGCAGACAGGGGAATTTGGTTGGAGAACAGAATATCGAGGATGATGCCAGCAAGGCGGAGGAGGAAGAAAGCGATGCAAGCGACTCATCACCATTACACAAAGAGCAACGTCTTTTAGAAGATTATTTGAATAGTCAAACAGTGGCTGAGGACTCGTATCACGATCCGGGAAGAAAGTTCAAATGTCATCGCTGTAAAGTTGCGTTTACCAGGCAGAGTTACTTGACTGGACACAACAAGACGCTGTTGCACCGCAAAGGGGAAAAGATGTCCTATCCCATGGAGAAGTATCTGGATCCTAATAGACCGTATAAGTGCGACGTTTGCAAGGAGAGTTTTACCCAGAAGAATATTCTGTTAGTTCATTACAACAGCGTGAGCCACCTACATAAGTTGAAGAGAGCAATGCAAGAGCAGGGTAACAACAACACACTGATCTCTGTGGTACCGCCTGCTAGTCCTACGGAATCCCCTGATTCTCAGCAAGACCAGGACAAGAAACCTTACAAGTGCAACATTTGCAAGGTAGCTTACTCTCAAGGCAGTACTTTGGACATTCACATGAGGAGCGTTCTGCACCAGACTAGAGCCAGTAAATTGCCAGATCTCGCTGCCAGTGGTCAGTTGGATCTTGCACGTCCATTGATCGAACAGCCTCCGCCAAGCAGCCCAAATAGTCCACCGGTTAACACCAGCACCTCTGGAAACAGCGCAACAATGTTGTCATGCCCTCGATGCAGTGCTCTTTTTGTCAATCAGGAGCAACTTGCCTCTCATCAACAGCTCTACTGTATATTTAGCAATCCATTGGCGTTATTTCAACAACTAGCTGCATCTCAACAGCTCGCATCATCCACACCAGCGAAAACCCCACCTCCTTCATCTACAACACCTGGTCCACAACAACACATGCAGCAGAGTACACATTCTTCGCAAACAACGCAAGATATTTTGTCTCAGCCTCGTCACAAGACGTCGCAAATGTACAAACATCTTCTAGAAAGTTTCGGTTTCGATCTGGTTATGCAATTCAATGAAAACCACCAAAGACGTCAGCGTAAAGAAGAAGAAGCTGCTGCGGCGCTCCAAGCTCAGCAAGAACAACAGAAGCAGGAGCAACAGAAACAGGCGCTAGCTGCTCAAGCTGCTCGTGAACGAGAAGAAGAAGCTGAAGAACATACTGATGATGACGTTATACCAGAACTGACTAGAAGCACCTGTCAGCATTGCAACAAGGAATTTAGTAGCGTTTGGGTGTTGAAAGCTCATTGCGAAGAAGTACACCGTGATCTGGTGCCTCGCGAATTCTTAGAGAAATATGCTCAGCAATTTAAATGTGAATACGAGAAGAAGAGCGTTGTAGTGACTGTTGCAACGTCTTCTTCTACGTCGTCCGGACCTAGAAGCTCGACACCAGCTTCTAGCCAGCCGCAAGATCTCTCCTCGGATAAAGAACAAcgtgaaaaagagaaagaggaggtTAATGAGAACAAAGATCGTGTCAGTAAGACTCCAGAGGCTACTTCTACTACCCCAGCAACGACTCCGGCATTAAGCAACACGCCAGTATCGAGTACAGATTCTACGACTCCAACTGTATTGCCGACAAATCCTCAGCATCAtattcaacaacagcaacagcaacagcaacagcagcaacagcagcagcagcaacaacaacaacagcatgCACAATTGACTCTTGCGCAACAGATGACCGAAATGCAAGCTGCTTTAAACGCTATGGCTGCGTCTCAACTGCAGCAGCATTTCCAACAATATCCTGGATTAGTGATGGGTATGATGGGTTTACCGCTTGGAATACCTGCCTTGGCTGCTATGAATTTACAACCACCTTTGGTACCGATGATGCTACCACCACCGCCGTACGATGGAACAGCTACCGGATATCCGCCTATCAATGCTCAAGCTGACCTCTTGACCAAGCAACATCTCGCTCTGCAACAACAGCAAGTAGCAGCC GCAAACGCGGCTGCCTCGCAGAAACGAGCGCGAACGCGCATAACCGACGAACAGCTAAAGATATTACGAGCGCATTTCGACATCAACAATTCTCCCGGCGAGGAGCAGATTCTAGATATGGCGGCTCAAAGCGGGTTACCGCCGAAAGTGATCAAACACTGGTTCAGGAACACGTTGTTCAAAGAGCGGCAACGTAACAAGGACAGTCCGTACAACTTCAACAATCCGCCTAGCACTACTCTGAATCTCGAAGAATATGAAAAAACCGGAGAGGCGAAAGTGACACCGCTGAACTCTAGCGTATCTGGAAGCAGTTCCTCGGATGACAAAAGTCCAAACAAGCAAGCAACACCGCCACCGTCAACCACGAACGTGAATACATCTCAGGCCAGTGAAATAAAACAAGAGATTCAAGAACAGCCGCAGTGTCACGTGCAGCAACAATCGCAGCATCAAGAAGAACAGCAGCATCATTCTCCTGGAAGCTCCGGTGGACAGCAGTCGAGACCGCATTCACCGGCGCTCAGCATGAGCTCGGTGTTCTCTGGAATTCATCACGATGTGTCATCGCACGCTTCATCGACAACCAACGCTCCAAGCACTCCTATGCTCCCGCCTAAGTTGACACCACAAAACTTTGCCAGCCCCAATCCCGGAGCTGGTAGTGTCGTTCCAGGCGCCATTGCGGCTATGGCTCTAACGCCCCAGAGATCCCTGAGCCCTGGCCGTGGGCCAACCGACTACTCCTTCGGTGGAAACACCAATGGCAACAATTCGTCGGGTGGCAGTTCCGGGAAACGAGCTAACAGAACAAGATTCACCGACTACCAGATCAAAGTACTTCAGGAGTTCTTCGAAAACAACGCGTACCCAAAGGACGACGATCTGGAGTATCTGAGCAAGCTGCTTGGACTGAGCCCGCGCGTGATCGTGGTATGGTTCCAGAACGCTAGACAGAAAGCACGAAAAGTGTACGAGAATCAGCCAGCCGCTGAGCCAGTGACAACGGGCAGCCGCGAGGGCGACGACGGTTCAGGCCGCTTCCAGCGGACCCCAGGCTTGAATTACCAATGCAAGAAGTGTTTGCTGGTGTTTCAGAGATACTACGAGCTCATACGTCATCAGAAGACGCACTGCTTCAAGGAGGAGGACGCGAAGAGGAGCGCCCAAGCGCAGGCGGCCGCGGCTCAAGTTGCCGCGGTTCTTAGTTCCGAAGATAGCAACAGCAGTTCCACCACCACCACTGCTAACGCCGTCTCCAGCAACCCAACGAACGCTCCCGCTCTCGCGGAACAGTTGCAGCAACCACTGAACACCGCCACGCCTCCTCATCAGCAGCAGCAGACGACAATGGGACAGTCGCATCAACAGCCTCAGCAACAgtcgcagcagcagcaacagcaacagcaacaaccaGTGCAACAACAACAATCGCAGTCGCAAACCGAGTCGAAGGAAGGTAGCTTTCAGTGTGACAAGTGTAATTTGATGTTCGGGCGATTCGAACTGTGGCGCGAACATCAGCTGGTACATATCATGAACCCATCCCTTTTCCCACCGGCTTATCCACCGGATTCACCTTTCGGGATTCTACAGCAACAAGCACTGAACGCTACCACTGGAGTAGCTACCGATAGTCCTCATCCTTTGATCGCTATGATgcaggagagaaagagaaggtaCGATGATTTCGACGAAGGAGCAGGAGGTGACAGCCGCCCGATCTCCGAGCATAACGAGCAGCCAAAAGACAAGCGATTGAGAACGACGATACTGCCCGAACAGCTGGATTACTTGTACCAGAAGTACCAAGTCGAGTCGAATCCATCGAGAAAGATGTTAGAAACCATCGCTCGCGAGGTCGGTCTGAAAAAACGTGTTGTTCAAGTGTGGTTCCAAAATACACGTGCTCGGGAACGGAAAGGTCAGTTCCGCGCGCACAGCCAGGTGATAAACAAACGTTGTCCGTTCTGTCCGGCGTTATTCAAAGTGAAATCGGCATTAGAATCACATCTCAGCAGCAAACACGCCGACCAAGTCGCGCGCGGCGAAGTAAATATCGATAATATCCCCGACGAAGAACTCTCGATGGAGTCGGCTCCTTCGAACCCGAGCACGCCGAATATGATGCCTCCTCTGTTCCCACCTTTCAACACCGATATGGAGGCATCCTTGAAGAAGTATTACGAGGAGTCGATGAAACGATATATCAGCGAGCTGCAGGCTCACGCCAGTAACGGTAAACAAGAAACTGCGAACCATCAGGCAGGTGGTAACAGCGGCGAATCTCCTTTGGATCTGAGCAAACCGGTAGACTTGAGTCGCCCGATGAAATTGAGTCTCGGTGGACTGAGTAATCTTCTCGAAGAACAACACGGTGCACATTTTCGCGGTGGTAGCGATTGCGGTCCATTGACCGACCTTTCCGAAAGAAGTATCTGCGACGACGACAGCATGAGCGAGACTACTGAATTTCTAGACGACGAGAGTGGACCGGCGAGTCCAGCCTCGAGCACACAGAGCTCCAGACAGGGACCCGCATCGGCGGGGACCGGAAGTACCGCGGGCCCGCCGGTTACCGGCACCGGTAGCGGAACAGGCCAGTCCAGCGGCAAGAGATATCGCACTCAGATGTCCGCTACCCAGGTGAAAGTGATGAAGTCGCTGTTCTCGGACTACAAGACGCCTACGATGGCCGAATGCGAGATGCTCGGGCGCGAGATCGGACTGCCGAAGCGCGTAGTTCAG GTGTGGTTCCAGAACGCCCGCGCGAAGGAGAAGAAAGCTAGATTGGCGGCAGGTTTGCCAGCCGAAGGATCGGCCGTCCAACCTCATCGCGGTCCGACCGGGCCCGACGAATGTAGGCTTTGCTCTGTTCGATACTCGGCCAAGTCACCGCTCCAGGAGCACGTATTCTCACGGCGACACATCGAATCGGTGCGTGTCGCCGTCGAGGATGGTAGCCTCGTGCCGCCAACACCCGGCGCACCGATCGTTCCTGGTGGCAACAGTGGCGCAGCAGGAATCGGTAGCTCGCCGGTGGTCGGGCCTGGTAACCAGCAAGCCGGCCAGCAGCAGCAATCGGACGAAAACATGATGTACGGATCCTTGTTCCTCCATCCTACGGCGATGTTCCAGCCACAGCAACAGCAACACCCGGGTACCGCAGCAGCTAGCACGGCTACCACCACGGCCG